In Stomoxys calcitrans chromosome 2, idStoCalc2.1, whole genome shotgun sequence, the following proteins share a genomic window:
- the LOC106089057 gene encoding uncharacterized protein LOC106089057, with protein MSNSAMVAVAICCILVLLAVFIVIIIVVGQTMGEPK; from the coding sequence ATGAGTAATAGCGCCATGGTTGCCGTTGCCATTTGTTGTATTCTGGTGCTGCTGGCCGTCTTCATTGTCATCATCATAGTGGTGGGCCAGACAATGGGAGAGCCTAAGTGA